In Phaeobacter piscinae, one genomic interval encodes:
- the rpoH gene encoding RNA polymerase sigma factor RpoH, whose product MANYANLPAPTPEGGLNRYLQEIRKFPLLEPEEEYMLAKRWVEEQDSASAHKMVTSHLRLAAKIAMGYRGYGLPQAEVISEANVGLMQAVKRFDPEKGFRLATYAMWWIRASIQEYILRSWSLVKLGTTSAQKKLFFNLRKAKARIGALEEGDLHPDSVKKIATDLGVTEAEVISMNRRMSGGDASLNATVGSEGEGTMQWQDWLEDEDADQAGDYEARDELEARRELLASALEVLNDREKDILTQRRLADQAKTLEDLSTQYGVSRERIRQIEVRAFEKLQKKMRELASEKGMLSVQ is encoded by the coding sequence ATGGCGAATTATGCAAATCTGCCCGCACCAACCCCCGAAGGCGGGTTGAACCGGTACCTTCAGGAAATCCGCAAGTTCCCTTTGTTGGAGCCGGAAGAAGAATACATGCTGGCCAAGCGCTGGGTGGAAGAGCAAGACAGTGCCTCTGCCCATAAGATGGTGACGTCGCACCTGCGACTGGCTGCGAAAATTGCCATGGGCTATCGTGGTTACGGTCTGCCACAGGCTGAGGTGATCTCCGAGGCCAATGTCGGCTTGATGCAGGCGGTGAAAAGGTTTGACCCCGAGAAGGGCTTTCGCCTCGCAACTTACGCGATGTGGTGGATTCGTGCTTCGATCCAAGAATATATCTTGCGCTCATGGTCGCTGGTGAAGCTGGGCACCACTTCGGCACAGAAGAAGTTGTTCTTCAATCTGCGCAAGGCCAAAGCCCGTATCGGCGCGCTAGAAGAGGGGGATCTGCACCCTGACAGCGTCAAAAAAATTGCCACCGACCTTGGCGTGACCGAAGCTGAGGTGATCTCCATGAACCGGCGTATGTCCGGTGGGGACGCCTCCCTCAATGCCACTGTGGGCAGCGAGGGCGAGGGCACCATGCAGTGGCAGGATTGGCTGGAAGACGAAGATGCCGATCAGGCCGGTGATTATGAGGCACGCGATGAGCTTGAGGCGCGGCGTGAACTTCTGGCCAGCGCGCTTGAGGTGTTGAATGACCGCGAGAAGGATATTCTGACCCAGCGCCGTCTGGCCGATCAGGCAAAGACGCTGGAGGACCTTAGCACTCAATACGGTGTCAGCCGCGAGCGGATCCGCCAGATCGAAGTACGCGCCTTCGAGAAGCTGCAGAAGAAAATGCGCGAACTGGCGTCCGAGAAGGGCATGTTGTCAGTTCAGTGA
- a CDS encoding methyl-accepting chemotaxis protein: MPSIFYRLPIRIYAVVAMALALSVLLTVLLLSRAVDNAYAMRDRELHNIIDTSISLLADLEARVQSGDLTADEARAQGREVIEKIRFETSGYLFAFDQDLIVRAHPMVPDWVGTDRSGFEDVKGMKVFQELGKIAASDGAGSVRYWFQKPGQTTPEQKIGYVQAFEPWGWIIGTGSYVSDIQADLAQMRIESMITLGVSLVLLMIASTVLLRSVTGPINRLKARMASMAEGETHADVPYTRARSEIGEMARTLEAFREKLEQQEAMKGHQQARDAERADVVQVISSRLATLSKGDLTVRINEHLPEDYAQLQRDFNRTAETLSTTVTQVIDTAESIRSGANEISQASDDLSNRTESQAATLEETAAALDEMTASVKSAAEGARSVEGIMQEAKQEAETSGEVVQSAVSAMTEIEQSSTHISQIIGVIDDIAFQTNLLALNAGVEAARAGEAGKGFAVVASEVRALAQRSSDAAMEIKTLIGDSTKQVERGVDLVGKTGDALQSIVERVGHISKLVSGIATGASEQSTGLHEINTGVTQLDQVTQQNAAMVEEATAAGHMLNADASKLAELVAHFRVAAGGRQAAAPVRKSAAAPAPAQIQVAAQDTPPAAPSAAPSAHGDDWDIEAVTPKPAPAAASSSGNAAKDIWQDF, translated from the coding sequence ATGCCGTCCATTTTCTATCGTCTTCCCATCCGTATCTACGCAGTGGTGGCGATGGCGCTCGCACTTTCCGTGCTGTTGACCGTCCTGCTGCTGTCACGCGCTGTCGATAATGCCTATGCAATGCGCGACCGCGAGCTGCACAACATCATCGACACCTCGATCAGCTTGCTTGCTGATCTTGAAGCCCGGGTGCAGTCGGGCGACCTAACTGCTGATGAGGCGCGCGCCCAAGGGCGTGAGGTGATTGAAAAAATCCGCTTCGAGACATCCGGATATCTCTTCGCTTTCGACCAGGACTTGATTGTGCGGGCGCACCCGATGGTGCCGGATTGGGTTGGCACAGATCGGTCCGGCTTCGAGGACGTGAAGGGCATGAAGGTTTTCCAGGAACTTGGCAAGATTGCCGCCAGCGATGGTGCCGGATCTGTCCGATATTGGTTCCAGAAGCCTGGGCAGACCACGCCGGAACAGAAAATCGGTTATGTGCAGGCGTTTGAACCTTGGGGCTGGATCATCGGCACCGGTTCCTATGTATCGGATATCCAAGCGGACCTGGCTCAGATGCGGATCGAATCGATGATCACACTCGGGGTGAGCCTTGTTTTGCTGATGATCGCATCGACGGTTCTTTTGCGCAGTGTTACCGGGCCGATCAACAGGCTGAAAGCGCGGATGGCTTCCATGGCGGAGGGTGAAACCCATGCGGATGTTCCCTACACGCGGGCCCGCAGCGAAATCGGCGAAATGGCCCGCACGCTGGAGGCCTTCCGCGAGAAACTTGAGCAGCAAGAGGCGATGAAAGGCCATCAACAGGCCCGTGACGCCGAACGTGCCGATGTCGTTCAGGTTATCTCCAGTCGTCTGGCCACACTCTCAAAAGGAGATCTGACGGTCCGTATCAACGAACATCTGCCCGAAGATTACGCCCAGCTGCAGCGCGATTTCAACCGCACAGCCGAGACATTGAGCACGACCGTGACCCAGGTGATCGACACCGCCGAGAGCATTCGCAGTGGCGCAAATGAAATTAGCCAGGCCTCCGACGATCTGTCGAACCGCACCGAAAGCCAGGCCGCCACGCTGGAGGAAACCGCGGCCGCCCTTGACGAGATGACGGCCAGCGTGAAATCCGCCGCCGAAGGCGCGCGCAGCGTCGAAGGCATCATGCAAGAGGCCAAGCAGGAAGCCGAAACCAGCGGTGAAGTGGTTCAGAGCGCAGTCTCTGCCATGACCGAGATCGAGCAATCCTCGACGCATATTTCGCAGATCATCGGGGTGATCGACGATATCGCCTTCCAGACCAACCTTCTGGCGCTCAATGCCGGGGTGGAAGCGGCGCGCGCCGGTGAGGCTGGCAAAGGCTTTGCGGTGGTTGCCAGCGAGGTGCGCGCCCTGGCGCAGCGCTCTTCGGATGCGGCGATGGAGATCAAGACGCTGATCGGTGACAGCACCAAACAGGTGGAGCGCGGCGTGGATCTGGTCGGCAAGACCGGCGATGCACTGCAAAGCATCGTCGAGCGGGTTGGCCATATCTCGAAACTGGTGTCTGGCATTGCGACCGGTGCCAGCGAGCAGTCCACCGGCCTGCATGAGATCAACACCGGCGTGACCCAGTTGGACCAGGTCACCCAGCAGAATGCCGCCATGGTTGAAGAGGCCACTGCCGCCGGGCACATGCTGAATGCGGATGCCAGCAAACTGGCTGAACTGGTCGCGCATTTCCGCGTGGCAGCGGGCGGGCGGCAGGCAGCGGCGCCGGTTCGCAAATCCGCAGCGGCGCCGGCGCCAGCTCAGATCCAGGTTGCCGCGCAAGATACTCCCCCCGCCGCCCCCAGTGCCGCCCCCAGTGCCCATGGCGATGATTGGGACATCGAAGCGGTCACACCCAAGCCGGCACCGGCCGCTGCCAGCAGCAGTGGCAATGCCGCCAAGGACATCTGGCAGGATTTCTGA
- the thiD gene encoding bifunctional hydroxymethylpyrimidine kinase/phosphomethylpyrimidine kinase has translation MSALLIIAGTDSSGGAGLTRDIAAATAMAQLLPPFAQRSPALRPVVTAITVQTDTALEEIRPTPPETIQSQIRAAAATGPISAVKIGMVGSAMAAKAIAKALAHSVPETCPVVLDPVLRSSSGGQLMQVADVKPLIARATLITPNLQEAAQLAPSASNRQPDSPEASGIALQARQLQEAGADAVLIKGGHGGGAISVDQLFFGDTHVRYDRPRLQRGRRGTGCTLATAIAVQLMAGQNLDQACAHAGDYVHEWLKEVAA, from the coding sequence ATGAGCGCGCTTCTGATCATCGCTGGGACCGACAGCAGCGGCGGTGCGGGATTGACCCGCGACATCGCCGCGGCCACTGCAATGGCGCAGCTGTTGCCTCCATTCGCACAGCGATCGCCCGCGTTGCGGCCGGTGGTGACGGCGATCACAGTGCAGACAGACACGGCGCTGGAGGAGATCCGCCCGACGCCCCCCGAGACCATCCAGAGCCAGATACGCGCAGCCGCCGCGACCGGGCCGATTTCTGCAGTAAAAATCGGTATGGTCGGCAGCGCAATGGCCGCCAAAGCCATCGCCAAGGCGCTGGCCCATTCGGTGCCCGAAACATGCCCGGTTGTGCTGGATCCCGTGCTGCGCAGCAGTTCCGGCGGCCAGTTGATGCAGGTCGCAGACGTCAAACCGCTGATTGCGCGCGCCACTCTCATCACCCCCAATCTGCAAGAGGCCGCTCAGCTTGCCCCCTCCGCCAGCAACCGGCAACCCGACAGCCCTGAGGCATCCGGCATCGCATTGCAGGCCCGTCAGTTGCAGGAGGCGGGCGCCGATGCGGTGCTGATCAAAGGCGGACACGGAGGCGGGGCCATATCGGTTGACCAGCTCTTTTTTGGTGACACGCATGTGCGCTACGACAGACCACGGCTGCAGCGCGGCAGGCGTGGCACCGGCTGCACCCTTGCCACGGCAATTGCCGTTCAACTGATGGCCGGTCAGAATTTGGATCAGGCCTGCGCCCATGCCGGTGATTATGTCCATGAATGGCTGAAGGAAGTCGCAGCCTGA
- a CDS encoding HesA/MoeB/ThiF family protein, whose translation MDQGLCLMSRFDRQIALPEVGAEGQAKLAAAHVLVVGAGGLGSPVLQYLAGAGLGEITVMDGDSVEATNLPRQPLYMPADIGRYKVDAARERLRAMAPELRLHPHARDLTPDNVTAAVTPVDLVIDAADSHAVSYTLSDCCQRLGRDLISASALAQSGYIGVFCGGGPSLRAVFPDPPGSAATCASAGIMGPVVGVIGAWQAQLALKLLLNHQPTPRGRLFSVDFAGLQMGGFDFSTAEEPSRPFPFIGRNAITDEDYVVELRSAQEAPTPAVRAAVRILPEALRASDLPRDRRVVLACHSGLRAWRMAAEIAPEFVGEIVLLAAGRRG comes from the coding sequence ATGGATCAAGGCCTGTGCCTCATGAGCCGCTTTGACCGCCAGATTGCCCTGCCCGAGGTGGGGGCGGAAGGACAGGCAAAGCTCGCAGCCGCCCATGTTCTGGTGGTCGGGGCTGGCGGGCTGGGCAGCCCCGTCCTGCAATATCTCGCCGGGGCTGGACTTGGTGAAATCACGGTGATGGATGGCGACAGTGTAGAGGCCACGAACCTGCCGCGCCAACCCCTGTATATGCCCGCAGATATCGGCCGCTACAAAGTTGACGCCGCCCGCGAAAGGCTGCGCGCCATGGCGCCCGAATTGCGCCTGCATCCCCATGCGCGAGATCTCACCCCCGACAATGTCACAGCTGCGGTGACACCGGTGGATCTGGTGATCGATGCCGCCGACAGCCACGCGGTGTCGTATACGTTGTCAGATTGTTGCCAGCGGCTGGGGCGAGACTTGATCTCTGCTTCGGCACTGGCACAATCGGGCTATATCGGCGTCTTCTGCGGCGGTGGCCCGTCGCTGCGCGCGGTCTTCCCTGACCCGCCCGGCAGTGCCGCCACCTGCGCCAGTGCCGGTATTATGGGCCCGGTTGTCGGTGTGATTGGCGCCTGGCAGGCACAGTTGGCGCTGAAACTGTTGCTCAACCACCAGCCGACCCCGCGCGGGCGCCTCTTCAGCGTGGACTTCGCAGGGCTGCAGATGGGTGGTTTTGATTTCAGCACTGCAGAGGAGCCATCCCGCCCCTTCCCCTTCATCGGGCGGAACGCGATCACCGATGAGGATTACGTGGTTGAGTTGCGCTCCGCGCAAGAAGCCCCGACACCCGCCGTCCGCGCTGCTGTCCGTATCCTGCCGGAGGCCTTGCGCGCAAGCGATCTGCCCCGTGATCGCCGCGTGGTGCTGGCCTGTCACAGTGGCCTGCGCGCCTGGCGCATGGCGGCTGAGATTGCCCCGGAGTTTGTCGGAGAAATTGTCCTGCTGGCCGCGGGTCGGCGCGGATGA
- a CDS encoding thiamine phosphate synthase, giving the protein MERFYLIVGHVSQLELLVPHGVRLVQLRLKDLPEQEIRRQIARARDFCAVHGAQLVVNDHWQVALDLNCGFVHLGQEDMDSADFAALRRKGVQFGLSTHDEAELERALAFEPDYIALGPVYETLLKKMKWAPQGLDRLRRWKEMAGDTPLVAIGGLTPERLPGVFAAGADSAAVVTDIQQAPDPEARTREWIKACAS; this is encoded by the coding sequence ATGGAGCGTTTTTACCTGATCGTTGGCCATGTCAGCCAACTGGAACTGCTGGTGCCGCATGGGGTCCGGCTGGTGCAGCTGCGGTTGAAGGACCTGCCAGAGCAGGAGATCCGCCGCCAGATCGCGCGGGCGCGGGATTTCTGTGCGGTGCATGGCGCACAGCTGGTGGTCAATGACCATTGGCAGGTCGCGCTGGACCTGAATTGCGGATTTGTCCATCTCGGGCAGGAAGACATGGACAGCGCCGATTTTGCCGCGCTGCGTCGCAAGGGCGTGCAATTTGGCCTGTCGACCCATGATGAGGCGGAACTGGAGCGCGCCTTGGCGTTTGAGCCGGACTATATTGCCCTTGGCCCGGTGTATGAGACCCTGCTGAAGAAGATGAAATGGGCGCCACAAGGCTTGGATCGCCTGCGGCGCTGGAAGGAAATGGCGGGCGACACCCCTCTGGTCGCCATTGGCGGGCTGACGCCCGAACGCCTGCCCGGTGTCTTTGCTGCGGGCGCAGACAGTGCCGCTGTGGTCACCGATATCCAGCAGGCCCCTGATCCGGAGGCGCGCACCCGCGAATGGATCAAGGCCTGTGCCTCATGA
- a CDS encoding thiazole synthase, which produces MQLYGQDITSRLLLGTAQYPSPCVLNAAIKSSASEIITVSLRRETAEGTGAGFWDQLRTLNCRILPNTAGCHSVQEAVTTAHMARELFDTPWIKLEVIGHSDTLQPDVFALVEAARVLSDDGFQVFPYTTDDLVVGEKLLEAGCEVLMPWGAPIGSGQGLRNPDALRAMRAHFPDVPLIVDAGIGRPSDATQAMELGMDAVLLNTAVAKAGDPAGMAGAIALAIEAGREGYLADPMERRDMAVPSTPVLGLAALS; this is translated from the coding sequence ATGCAACTCTATGGTCAGGACATCACTTCACGCCTGTTGCTGGGGACCGCGCAATACCCCTCACCCTGCGTTCTGAACGCGGCAATCAAAAGCAGCGCCAGCGAGATCATCACGGTGTCGCTGCGGCGGGAAACGGCGGAGGGCACCGGCGCCGGGTTTTGGGATCAGTTGCGGACATTGAACTGTCGCATCCTACCCAACACAGCCGGGTGCCATTCTGTGCAGGAGGCCGTGACCACCGCCCATATGGCGCGCGAGCTGTTTGACACCCCGTGGATCAAACTGGAGGTGATCGGTCATTCCGACACGCTGCAGCCCGATGTGTTTGCGCTGGTGGAGGCCGCGCGCGTGCTGTCTGATGACGGGTTTCAGGTGTTTCCCTACACGACCGATGATCTGGTGGTGGGAGAAAAACTGCTGGAGGCAGGCTGCGAGGTGTTGATGCCTTGGGGCGCGCCGATTGGATCCGGTCAGGGCCTGCGCAACCCCGATGCGCTGCGCGCAATGCGGGCGCATTTTCCCGACGTGCCGTTGATCGTCGATGCGGGCATCGGTCGCCCTTCGGATGCCACCCAGGCAATGGAGCTGGGAATGGATGCGGTGCTGCTGAATACCGCAGTGGCAAAGGCCGGAGACCCTGCCGGCATGGCCGGTGCCATCGCACTCGCGATTGAGGCCGGCCGTGAAGGGTATCTGGCTGACCCGATGGAACGCCGCGATATGGCCGTGCCCTCCACCCCTGTTCTTGGCCTCGCCGCGCTGAGCTGA
- the thiS gene encoding sulfur carrier protein ThiS, giving the protein MKITVNAKPHEVRAGTLDEALHQLGYAQSAVATAVNGHFVARAARPKTQLAEGDRLEILTPMQGG; this is encoded by the coding sequence ATGAAAATCACCGTCAACGCCAAACCGCATGAGGTCCGCGCCGGCACTCTCGACGAGGCGCTGCACCAGCTCGGCTATGCCCAGTCCGCAGTTGCAACCGCCGTCAACGGACACTTCGTGGCCCGCGCTGCCCGCCCCAAAACTCAACTGGCGGAGGGGGATCGGCTGGAGATCCTCACGCCGATGCAAGGGGGCTGA
- a CDS encoding FAD-dependent oxidoreductase, producing the protein MITIAGAGLAGLACAYELAQRGVAVRVYERATEIGAGSVSRYAGGMLAPWCERESAEEEVITLGGRAIDWWAKVTAVHSRGTLVVAPARDRAELTRFARRTTGYRGVDGAEIAALEPALTGRFAQGLFFEQEAHLDPRRAIRDLAAAAAALGAEICLGTDAPGSVDLDCRGIAAAGQLPDLRPVRGEMAILHCPEVEISRTLRLLHPRMPLYLVPRGDSLFMIGGTMIESTSTRAISLRSLSELLNAAFTLHPGFAEASVVETGAGLRPAFPDNLPRLHQDGGTLFLNGLYRHGFLLAPAMAQQVANRLRPETQDENHRQRQTA; encoded by the coding sequence ATGATCACCATCGCAGGTGCAGGCCTCGCGGGCCTCGCCTGCGCCTATGAACTGGCGCAGCGCGGGGTTGCGGTGCGGGTCTATGAGCGCGCGACAGAGATCGGTGCGGGCAGTGTCTCGCGCTATGCAGGCGGCATGCTGGCGCCCTGGTGTGAACGCGAAAGCGCCGAAGAGGAGGTGATCACCCTCGGTGGCCGCGCCATCGACTGGTGGGCCAAGGTCACAGCCGTCCACAGCCGCGGCACGCTGGTGGTGGCGCCAGCCCGCGACCGGGCAGAGCTGACCCGCTTTGCCCGTCGCACGACCGGCTATCGGGGGGTGGACGGGGCAGAGATCGCGGCACTGGAACCAGCCCTCACAGGGCGCTTTGCGCAAGGTTTGTTCTTCGAACAGGAGGCGCATCTGGACCCGCGTCGCGCCATCCGGGATCTGGCGGCTGCGGCCGCCGCGCTGGGGGCGGAAATCTGCCTTGGCACGGATGCCCCCGGCTCTGTTGATCTGGATTGCAGGGGCATCGCCGCCGCAGGGCAACTGCCAGATCTGCGCCCTGTGCGCGGCGAGATGGCGATCCTGCATTGCCCGGAGGTGGAGATCAGTCGCACGCTGCGGCTGCTCCATCCGCGAATGCCGCTCTACCTTGTGCCGCGGGGCGACAGCCTGTTCATGATCGGCGGCACGATGATTGAGAGCACATCGACGCGCGCAATTTCCCTGCGCTCGCTCAGTGAGTTGCTGAACGCCGCCTTCACCCTGCACCCCGGATTTGCCGAGGCCAGCGTGGTGGAAACCGGCGCAGGTCTGCGCCCCGCCTTCCCCGATAATCTGCCCCGCCTTCATCAGGACGGCGGGACGCTTTTCCTCAATGGGCTGTACCGCCACGGATTTCTGCTGGCGCCCGCCATGGCGCAGCAGGTGGCAAACCGCCTGAGACCGGAGACACAGGATGAAAATCACCGTCAACGCCAAACCGCATGA
- the thiC gene encoding phosphomethylpyrimidine synthase ThiC translates to MNVPNPKITTGALPASRKIYVSGEVHPDIRVPMREIATHPTAGEAPLPVYDSSGPYTDPDVLTDIREGLPQLRRRWIEARGDVESYQGRDVKPEDNGFVEGDRLVPEFPVKPAPFRGKDGKAPTQLAYARAGVITPEMEYVAIRENQLRDLSPCHRDGHDWGANIPDYVTPEFVRSEIAAGRAIIPANINHPEIEPMIIGRNFLVKINANMGTSAVTSSMEEEVDKLVWAIRWGADTVMDLSTGRNIHNTREWIVRNSPVPIGTVPIYQALEKVNGIAEDLTWEVFRDTLIEQAEQGVDYFTIHAGVRLHMVPMTVNRVTGIVSRGGSIMAKWCLHHHKESFLYEHFEEICDICRQYDVSFSLGDGLRPGSIADANDEAQFAELETLGELTKIAWAKDCQVMIEGPGHVAMHKIKENMDKQLECCHEAPFYTLGPLTTDIAPGYDHITSGIGAAMIGWFGCAMLCYVTPKEHLGLPDRDDVKTGVITYKIAAHAADLAKGLPGAQRRDDALSRARFEFRWEDQFNLSLDPDTAREFHDQTLPKQAHKVAHFCSMCGPKFCSMRISHDIRAEAQKEGMEAMAAKFREGGELYVPAPEAAEPAE, encoded by the coding sequence ATGAACGTCCCCAACCCGAAAATCACCACAGGCGCATTGCCTGCATCGCGCAAGATCTATGTCAGCGGCGAAGTCCACCCGGACATCCGCGTGCCAATGCGCGAAATCGCCACCCACCCCACCGCTGGCGAGGCGCCGCTGCCGGTCTATGACAGCTCCGGCCCCTATACCGACCCGGATGTGCTGACCGATATTCGCGAAGGTCTGCCACAGCTGCGCCGCCGGTGGATCGAAGCCCGCGGCGACGTCGAAAGCTATCAAGGCCGCGATGTGAAGCCCGAGGACAACGGTTTTGTCGAGGGCGACCGGCTGGTGCCGGAATTCCCGGTGAAGCCCGCCCCCTTTCGCGGCAAGGACGGCAAGGCACCGACCCAGCTGGCCTATGCCCGCGCTGGTGTCATCACACCGGAGATGGAATATGTTGCGATCCGCGAAAATCAGCTGCGCGACCTGTCCCCCTGTCACCGCGACGGCCATGACTGGGGCGCCAATATCCCCGACTATGTGACGCCAGAGTTTGTCCGGTCCGAAATTGCAGCAGGCCGCGCCATCATCCCCGCCAACATCAACCACCCCGAAATTGAACCAATGATCATCGGTCGCAATTTTTTGGTGAAGATCAACGCCAATATGGGCACCTCTGCCGTCACCTCCTCGATGGAGGAGGAAGTGGACAAGCTGGTCTGGGCGATCCGCTGGGGCGCCGACACGGTGATGGATCTGTCGACGGGGCGCAACATCCACAACACCCGCGAATGGATCGTGCGCAATTCCCCCGTCCCGATCGGCACCGTGCCGATCTATCAGGCGCTGGAGAAGGTGAACGGCATCGCTGAGGACCTGACCTGGGAAGTGTTCCGCGACACGCTGATTGAACAGGCGGAACAGGGCGTCGATTATTTCACCATCCACGCAGGCGTGCGGCTGCACATGGTGCCGATGACGGTGAACCGCGTGACGGGGATCGTGTCACGCGGCGGCTCGATCATGGCCAAGTGGTGCCTGCATCACCACAAGGAGTCGTTCCTCTATGAACATTTCGAGGAGATCTGCGACATCTGCCGCCAGTATGATGTTTCGTTCTCCTTGGGCGACGGGCTGCGCCCCGGCTCGATTGCGGACGCCAATGACGAGGCGCAGTTTGCCGAGTTGGAAACCCTGGGCGAGTTGACCAAGATCGCCTGGGCCAAGGATTGCCAGGTGATGATCGAAGGGCCGGGCCATGTCGCCATGCACAAGATCAAGGAGAACATGGACAAGCAGTTGGAGTGCTGCCACGAGGCGCCGTTCTACACGCTTGGGCCGCTGACCACGGATATTGCGCCGGGCTATGACCACATCACCAGCGGTATCGGGGCGGCGATGATCGGCTGGTTCGGCTGTGCGATGCTCTGCTACGTGACACCCAAGGAACACCTTGGCCTGCCGGATCGCGACGACGTGAAAACAGGCGTGATCACTTATAAGATCGCGGCCCATGCAGCCGACCTCGCCAAGGGCCTGCCGGGGGCGCAGCGCCGTGACGACGCCCTCAGCCGTGCGCGGTTCGAGTTCCGCTGGGAGGACCAGTTCAACCTCTCGCTGGACCCGGATACTGCGCGCGAGTTCCACGACCAGACCCTGCCGAAACAGGCGCATAAGGTGGCGCATTTCTGCTCCATGTGCGGTCCGAAGTTCTGCTCCATGCGGATCAGCCACGACATCCGTGCCGAGGCGCAGAAGGAAGGCATGGAGGCGATGGCCGCCAAGTTCCGCGAGGGCGGCGAACTCTATGTGCCAGCGCCCGAGGCTGCGGAACCTGCGGAATGA
- the bioB gene encoding biotin synthase BioB — MLDAAPIRTDWTREEAEAIYNTPFMDLLFQAHSVHRQYFDPNQVQKSKLLSIKTGGCAEDCAYCSQSARNGAQLSASKLIEVQRVIAEARKAKEGGATRYCMGAAWRSPKDRDMAALEAMVQGVKDLGMETCMTLGMLDEEQVFRLRDAGLDYYNHNIDTSERYYSEIITTRTFADRIDTLNRVREAGIKVCSGGIVGMGEQQLDRIDMMLALATLEVHPDSVPVNMLIPIADTPLADVEKLDPIEFVRSVALARILMPKSHVRLSAGRTDMSDEMQAMCFFAGANSIFVGDTLLTADNPEEDKDQQLFDRLGITAMAVGCDGSR; from the coding sequence ATGCTGGACGCTGCACCCATCCGCACCGATTGGACCCGCGAGGAAGCGGAGGCAATTTACAACACGCCCTTCATGGATCTGCTGTTTCAGGCGCATTCGGTGCATCGGCAGTATTTCGACCCCAATCAGGTGCAGAAATCCAAGCTTCTCAGCATCAAGACCGGCGGCTGCGCCGAGGACTGCGCCTATTGCTCCCAGTCGGCGCGCAACGGCGCGCAGCTGTCGGCCTCCAAGCTGATCGAAGTGCAGCGGGTGATTGCCGAGGCGCGCAAGGCCAAGGAAGGCGGCGCCACGCGCTATTGTATGGGCGCGGCCTGGCGCTCGCCCAAGGACCGTGACATGGCCGCATTGGAGGCGATGGTGCAGGGGGTCAAGGATCTCGGGATGGAAACCTGCATGACCCTTGGCATGCTGGACGAGGAACAGGTTTTCCGCCTGCGCGACGCGGGCCTTGATTACTACAACCACAACATCGACACCTCCGAGCGCTACTACTCCGAGATCATCACCACCCGCACCTTTGCCGACCGGATCGACACCCTGAACCGGGTGCGCGAGGCGGGCATCAAAGTCTGCTCCGGCGGTATTGTCGGCATGGGCGAGCAGCAGCTGGACCGCATCGACATGATGCTGGCGCTGGCCACGCTGGAGGTGCATCCGGATTCGGTGCCCGTGAACATGCTGATCCCGATCGCCGACACGCCGCTGGCGGATGTGGAAAAGCTGGACCCGATCGAATTTGTCCGTTCCGTGGCGCTGGCCCGGATCCTGATGCCGAAATCCCACGTGCGCCTGTCCGCAGGCCGCACCGATATGTCGGATGAGATGCAGGCGATGTGTTTCTTTGCCGGCGCCAACTCGATCTTTGTGGGGGATACGCTGCTGACCGCGGACAACCCGGAAGAAGACAAGGATCAGCAGCTGTTCGACCGTCTGGGCATCACCGCAATGGCGGTGGGATGTGACGGCAGCCGCTGA